The Parambassis ranga chromosome 4, fParRan2.1, whole genome shotgun sequence genome includes the window TGTTGAGCTTCACTCCAAACTCTCTGATGATACAAGTTTAAATGTCAACATACTACAGTTAATCCTGACTGGGACAGTTGTCTTATTAATGgtcttgttgttgtctttgatCAGACCAGTACAGTTATAGTCTGTGAAGGGCTCCAGATCAGACAGGCTCTTGTAGTCGTTTCCATTTTCTGAGGAGACACAAGCAGGATGTGATTTCTTCAATAACAGAATTTGAACCTGAGGAGAAGTTTGACTTTTATGTTTGTGAAATGTGGACACATTCATAGAAAAACTGTTTTCAGAACAGAATCATCAACTGACATCAATTTCCATCAGCATTTTACAGCAGTGAATATCTTAGAAAAAGACATTTACATGTTCTTGTTTTGATTCCTTCCACTTACCTGAACAGGTGTAATCAATGGTGAGAGTTTTACAGTTTGGAGGAAGCTCTGGTGTTATATTTGTAGGAAGTCCAGGATGAACATGATGACGTATTTCACTTGGATTTAAGAaatctgtgaaaaaaagaacagtcaTATAACCTGATTAATTTCTGTCTAAAACATCAGTTTAAAATCAAAGTAGACCCTTCAGTACACACCAACAGAGATGTCTTTGGTGACGCTTAAAGACTTGTTACAGTTCTCTGCAGTGAAGGTTGTAGTAAGAGATGAACAGATGTCGTTGTAACCAGGTTTGATACACAATGTGTCATCTGAACATCTCTGAACTGTATTTGGTGTTGACACTGAAGAGCTGAGGTCCCAACCGTGTTGGTAACAAACATATCCAGGGATGCAGGTGTCACTTTTAATGTCCCCCTCACCTGAAATACACAAGTGATGCACAAATGTTTGCTACAAAAATCAAAAAAGCAACATAGTAATAATTATTTGTACTCACTCAGTCCAGTTTTTGTAGTTTCATCTCCAGTGTTCTTACAGGTTTTTCCGTTGTCAGTAAGACTCACATTAAGCTCATAGTCAGTACAGGGCTTCAGGTGTGTGAAGTTATGAGTGGAGGTCTGATTTATGAACTTTATGATggatgtttctgtctctgctcgGCCTTTTTCAGCAACACTTATGGAGTAGTTACCAGCAGAGTTTATCTGAATCCTGAAGCCGAACTTGATGGGAGTAACAGTATAAAAACCTGCACAGAATATCACAAGAATTATTTTATCTTTGTTAACATAAACCACCCAACGgtattttaaaatgaatgtttaAACACAAGTTACAGATAGTGATCTGTTGTTTGAAATATTAAAATGGATTATCAGATTAACCTTTACTCACACTGTGGAGACGGGGCTGACGTGAGTTAAGGACCCAATTAAAAGAGATCAGAAAAGAGCATTCATAGTTTAGTTGTACATAGTTTTGAGTGTGCTGTGAATAAAATTACACTGTACTCCCTGTAAGAATTATACTTTTACTTTATTACCACAAGTATCACATTGCATTGATCTTGTACTCACAGTGTGTAGGTCCCTCggctaaaaagaaaacacaaaagagcaatgagaataaaaataaaatgattttatcCAGCATATCAAACAAATATCAGAGTAACCCAAACCGTGCTAATACCAGTGTCCACTGTCTGTATTCACagataacacaacatgtgtctCCTTGGCAGATTATTACCATGTGATTGTCATGTCTAATAAAGTTTATGATAATGACATCACTGCAAAATATTTAATGAGAACACACCTCAGTCTTATCACAGTGTCTTAATAAAGAGGCTGATGGTTACTCACACTTGGCCAAAATGATGATCCAGGACCAGAACAGCAGGACTGGGAGACCACATTTACATACCATATCTAacctgagtgagtgtgtgtacaaacacacactcactcattaCTGTGTACCTAACAAATGCTCACAAAAGTGATTGTATTTTAATTGAGTGCTACAAGAAGGTGGGCTGCTGCCATATAGAATCTAGTGTCACCTGTACTTTGCCAACAGGAAGCTGCATTTCTTCTGCTTGAGACAGGAAACGGGGTAAACCACACATCATTCATTCTTCTCTGACTTCTCACACTCACTTAAAGCATTGAAAGAGACATTGACTTCTTTTGTTCAAGCAGCTGCTGCAACAATAACTCAACTTCTCACCTTTATTATTCCAGTACAGTATTGACGACTACtaaaatatgattaaaaaaatcttaGAGATATTTGTAATGATAATCATTACTGCAGAGTGTAAACAGCTCTGTAGGGAAAATGGTGGTTAGCTTTGAGGAAttcatataaaaatatttaatttcatTAACTTGTGCTTACACTGTGGAGACAGGCCTGAGGTAgctgaaacacatttaaaaaaaaaaacatttttaaaagagTGTAGTTGTACATGTATGCTGACGATTACCCACTTTATATTCATAGATAAAACAATCCTGTTTAATTCTAATTAGGAATGTAATGTTAGCAGATTATACCATGTGATTAATGAAAGACACATATATATGTGCCATAtctgacctacacacacacacacacacacacacacacacacacacacacactgtgtactgTGTAACTACCAAATGGAATGTAGAATCAACCTTTGCCCACAGGAAGCTGCAAATTTTCTATGCATCACACAGAATATGTGGTAAACCACATTTCTTTCTTATGACTTCTCACACTCCATCTGTTGATAAGCAGTAGTACAGTTAGTGATACTGTACATACTACTGTTCCTGCTGTGTTATAGTTAGTGATAATGTATGTTCTATTGAAAGAAAATACTATCCTTGTATCTCATGGTCAATGTGACACTGATTCATACTTTCTAACTTACAACACATTCGTGATCATGTACACTGTAGTCAAAGACAAATGATGGGAAATTAACTGTTAGGTTTTCTGTTTGAGAGGACCCAGAAGCAGACTGCAGACACAGGGCAGGTTTAGGTTCAGTTTAATTGGCACAACCAAACCAGAAAACTCAAGCACCCATCCCAGAAAGAGTCCAAAACCCCGCACACATATCATTAACAGCATTAAAAGAAACACTGAGTTCACTTCTTTTGTTCATGCAGCTGCTGCAACATTAACTTCTGTTTATTTAGCCAGCATCAAAGATAGAAGGACAGTCTCTGACATGGAGATATAAGAACATAAAATACAGCAAAGTAATTAAACTGAACATTATGCTAAAGCCCTTAAATGACAACGTACTTAAATGTAAGAAAGATTAACTAGATAAACAACAAAACCTAATAAAGAAGAGTAAGTGGTGGTTTGTTCTGTAGGTCCATCAGGCCTTTCTTCATCAACGATCATCACGACGCCATCTAGGTGCATTAACATAAACtgcaacagcaaacacaaaatacattttatttgattttattaatGATTCTGGGCTGTTTTCCTAGGGACTAAacctttttcattgtttttatttatattattttatctgGAGCTTATACTATGATAACCCAACACAGTACTGATGACTGATAAAATATGATTAAGACCTAACAGGTCTTTGCAGAGGATGATCATTGCTGCTAAATGTAAAGTTTACTCACTTGCTGTTGAGTCCATCATCATATCTTCAGTCACAGCTCTGTAAGAACATGGAGGTTAGCTTTGAAGAATTATATTCATATAAAAAGAGTTCAGTGTCACAGTGAAACTTGTGCAGCAGAGTTTTCAGTCTTTACTTTGGGGACTTTGTGTGCTTCCTCTTGTAGAGTTTGTAGACCACGACTGGCACCACAGacaagatgatgatgataaggAAGACCAGACAACCAATAAGAGCTTTGTCATTGTCTGTAAATATAAAGTGAAGTGGTGCTTTAGATAAAATGTTAAGAAACAGAGCTGTCTActgaacattgttttttttatatttcgtGATCATTTGAATAGAACATACAGAGAGTGGAAACCTCTTTTATCACAGGCTTGCTCTCTAACTTTCCATTGAAAGCAGACacctgaaaataaaaatcatttcaTCATACTGTAGGAAATATTAAATGATAAACACAAATGGTACACTAACCTTCACAGTGTAGGTCGTAGAGTAGCTCACATCTCTGAATTCAAACTCACATTTGTCCAGTGGTGTTTTAACACCATCATTGAGACGTATGAAATATTTCTGATGAGGTCCATGAAAACCATCACGTGGGTGCTCACAGCTTACACGTATGACATTATGCTCTGGAACAGTCACTGTCACTTTAGTAATATCTGAAGGGACTGTAAGAGAAATATGACATATTCACATGAACGCATGTTGactattgaaaataaaaaataacaatgattgttttcattgtttaaatTCAGATCATGATAATTGAATCAAGTGTACAATGACTCTATAACAcctcacacattttcacacagaatTACACAAAGACTAAGAGCTGCTGTTAGAACATGAAGCTGAAGGTTTCTGTGACTGAGCACTGTGCTTCACTGAGGATCCAGAAAAACTAGACAGAAAGGACAACGAGCCAGATACATGCAGCAACATGTGTTTATAGTTATGACTGCTAAAAATTAGGATTACATTTTAGACAGATTggaaatattatatatattatacatatagATCATGATGCACACTTACTGCCAGGTTCGGTTTTCAGTTTCACTTCGTATCCATGTGGAACTGGGTTGTTGTTGTAGGTGGGCTGTACTTCACAGGTGTAATCAGTGTATGGCTTCAGTCCAGTAATTTCACATGTTCCTTCATCAGAAGCTGGTTTGACTGTAACTGAGACATAAGTTTCATCAGCTGTGTGGTGTCTAATTTAATAAcacaaaatataattaaacTCCTTTAACTGTTTGTTCTGTCATATTTTAACAATAAACcaaatgttttcatttacagTCATAGCTACTTTctattaataaaatataataaacagCTTCTCATATAAACTGCATCAAGTTCATCTGTAATACTCCTAAAATGAAAC containing:
- the LOC114434625 gene encoding receptor-type tyrosine-protein phosphatase C-like, whose translation is MAGLRAVRVLLIWAGITGLTHYTSSASAQCFLNPSEIHHHVHPGLPTNITSELPPNCKTLTIDYTCSENGNDFKSLSDLEPFTDYNCTGLIKDNNMDINKTTTVPVRINCDFTITDMNGAVTNTSAKLSWKTTSENCQEVLPELQKLSYDCRCSEPKGQITVKPASDEGTCEITGLKPYTDYTCEVQPTYNNNPVPHGYEVKLKTEPGIPSDITKVTVTVPEHNVIRVSCEHPRDGFHGPHQKYFIRLNDGVKTPLDKCEFEFRDVSYSTTYTVKVSAFNGKLESKPVIKEVSTLYNDKALIGCLVFLIIIILSVVPVVVYKLYKRKHTKSPK